The Akkermansia muciniphila genome contains a region encoding:
- the ccsA gene encoding cytochrome c biogenesis protein CcsA, with amino-acid sequence MNDNWWAIASLVLSLAFTGLGWRLLASGRRFLYAHLWMACLFALQTGALCVKAYQTGMCPIRGASEVLFFLSWTINLFYLLLGRAYRMSVLGIFTAPAIALLTALSLLVSISGADVQGTHDFWVTAHVGVAMMSYGAGGLAAAAGVAFCMQNECLKRRQIPGTCRLLPPIRTLEASMKRLILVAFILLLAGEWLGWQRHLPINGAKTVIVILLTLGYAALLWRTYRRGMPGRVLAYCCVALFMASMSIFLVS; translated from the coding sequence ATGAACGACAACTGGTGGGCCATCGCATCTCTCGTCCTCTCCCTGGCTTTCACGGGGCTGGGATGGCGCCTGCTGGCCTCCGGACGCCGTTTTTTATACGCCCACCTCTGGATGGCGTGCCTCTTTGCGCTCCAGACCGGGGCGCTCTGTGTCAAGGCGTACCAGACGGGGATGTGCCCCATCCGCGGCGCATCGGAAGTGCTCTTCTTCCTTTCCTGGACCATCAACCTCTTCTATCTTCTGCTGGGCCGCGCGTACCGCATGTCCGTGCTGGGCATTTTCACGGCTCCGGCCATTGCCCTGCTGACGGCGCTTTCCCTCCTGGTCAGCATATCCGGCGCGGATGTGCAGGGCACGCATGACTTCTGGGTGACGGCGCACGTGGGCGTGGCCATGATGTCTTACGGGGCCGGGGGCCTGGCCGCCGCCGCGGGCGTGGCGTTCTGCATGCAGAATGAATGCCTTAAAAGGCGCCAGATTCCCGGCACCTGCCGCCTTCTGCCCCCCATCCGCACGCTGGAAGCCAGCATGAAGCGCCTGATCCTGGTGGCGTTCATCCTGCTCCTGGCCGGGGAATGGCTGGGCTGGCAGCGGCACCTCCCCATCAACGGGGCCAAGACCGTTATTGTCATTCTGCTGACGCTGGGCTACGCCGCCCTGCTGTGGCGGACCTACCGCCGCGGAATGCCGGGCAGGGTTCTGGCCTACTGCTGTGTGGCCCTCTTTATGGCATCCATGAGCATTTTCCTGGTAAGCTGA
- the rpsR gene encoding 30S ribosomal protein S18, giving the protein MSTEPKTVERRIRFRTCNRQMPRRRLDIPMDQVDLLNPDFLSKFTSETGKILPRRVTGLSAKMHRKVTREIKRARSINLLP; this is encoded by the coding sequence ATGTCCACTGAACCCAAGACTGTAGAACGTCGTATTCGTTTCCGCACGTGCAATCGCCAGATGCCGCGCCGCCGTCTCGACATCCCGATGGATCAGGTCGATCTGCTCAACCCCGATTTCCTGTCCAAGTTCACCTCTGAAACCGGCAAAATTCTTCCCCGCCGCGTGACCGGTCTGTCTGCCAAGATGCACCGCAAGGTGACCCGTGAAATCAAGCGGGCCCGTTCCATCAACCTTCTGCCGTAA
- the hemA gene encoding glutamyl-tRNA reductase yields the protein MNHRTAPVEIRERFAVPCHRLQEEGRRIRSLPDVDQCVVLSTCNRMEIYYWSDRPESAQEHILSHFLGTGRGNVDMGAHFYSHLGAEALEHLCRVLSGLDSMVLGETEIFGQVKTAYQMALDAGVTAGCANKTFQKAFTIGKRVRTDSQIHAGATSVGSVAVELAEQIFGDLSGTRVLILGAGDMSRVTGRALRARGAEGIYVANRSFDRAVELAGTIGGQAIRYDVWGDYLKDIDVVVAATAAPHCIITQETLLPLRAARKYRSLFLIDISVPRNISPDVADIDEVYLYDIDTLTQLADEAKRSREQEVSRCEAIIQDNISKYFPDSALYDQ from the coding sequence TTGAATCACCGGACCGCTCCCGTGGAAATACGTGAGCGTTTTGCCGTGCCGTGCCACAGGCTCCAGGAAGAAGGGCGGCGCATCCGCTCCCTGCCGGACGTGGACCAGTGCGTGGTGCTTTCCACCTGCAACCGGATGGAAATCTACTACTGGTCGGACCGTCCTGAAAGCGCGCAGGAGCACATCCTGTCCCATTTCCTGGGGACCGGGCGCGGGAACGTGGACATGGGGGCCCACTTTTACAGCCACCTGGGCGCGGAGGCGCTGGAACACCTGTGCCGTGTGCTGAGCGGGCTGGACTCCATGGTGCTGGGTGAAACGGAAATCTTCGGCCAGGTGAAGACGGCCTACCAGATGGCGCTGGATGCCGGAGTGACCGCGGGCTGCGCCAATAAAACCTTCCAGAAAGCCTTCACCATCGGCAAGAGGGTGCGCACGGACAGCCAGATTCACGCCGGGGCCACCTCCGTGGGGTCCGTGGCCGTGGAGCTGGCGGAACAAATCTTCGGCGATCTTTCCGGCACGCGCGTCCTCATCCTGGGAGCCGGGGACATGAGCCGTGTGACGGGCCGCGCGCTGCGCGCCCGCGGGGCGGAGGGCATTTACGTGGCCAACCGCTCCTTTGACCGGGCCGTGGAACTGGCGGGCACCATCGGCGGCCAGGCCATCCGGTACGACGTGTGGGGGGATTACCTCAAGGACATTGACGTGGTGGTGGCCGCCACCGCCGCCCCCCACTGCATCATCACGCAGGAAACGCTGCTGCCCCTGCGCGCCGCCCGCAAGTACCGCTCCCTGTTCCTGATTGACATCTCCGTCCCGCGCAACATTTCACCGGACGTGGCGGACATTGACGAGGTGTATCTGTACGACATTGACACCCTTACCCAGCTGGCGGATGAGGCCAAGCGCAGCCGGGAGCAGGAAGTCTCCCGGTGCGAGGCCATCATCCAGGACAACATCTCCAAATACTTTCCGGACTCCGCTCTCTATGACCAGTAA
- the rpmG gene encoding 50S ribosomal protein L33, with the protein MPRDIIILECTEAKAEGKPTSRYVTTRNKKSLRTPGRLEKVKYNPFLKRRTLHREMR; encoded by the coding sequence ATGCCAAGAGACATCATCATCCTCGAATGCACTGAGGCCAAAGCCGAAGGAAAGCCTACGTCCCGCTACGTCACCACGCGCAACAAGAAGAGCCTGCGTACCCCCGGCCGCCTGGAAAAGGTTAAGTACAATCCTTTCCTGAAGCGCCGTACGCTTCATCGTGAAATGCGTTAA
- the folE2 gene encoding GTP cyclohydrolase FolE2 has protein sequence MQELKDTQSETDTRNISIDRVGVKGLRFPIQIQDKLNRIQSTVATVSLAVDLPEEFKGTHMSRFVEALHQHGPLLDVHTALAVPRELLRRLSARRSHVEMEFPFFRAKNAPVTGIEGMMDYVVRFEMEAEADNKLADFKLTVVVPVTTLCPCSKAMSAYGAHNQRGLVTYSVRFASRPVWIEDLIDLVESCASCSLYSVLKRPDEKWVTEKAYENPVFVEDLVRNVALKTQSHSAFSWYRVEAENFESIHNHQAYAVIERDLRS, from the coding sequence ATGCAGGAACTGAAAGATACCCAGTCCGAGACGGATACGCGCAATATCTCCATTGACCGGGTGGGCGTCAAGGGGTTGCGCTTCCCCATCCAGATTCAGGACAAGCTCAACCGCATCCAGTCCACCGTGGCGACGGTTTCCCTGGCGGTGGACCTGCCGGAGGAATTCAAGGGCACGCACATGAGCCGCTTTGTGGAGGCCCTGCACCAGCACGGCCCCCTGCTGGACGTGCACACGGCCCTGGCCGTTCCCCGGGAACTGCTCCGCCGCCTGTCCGCGCGCCGCTCCCATGTGGAAATGGAATTCCCGTTCTTCCGCGCCAAGAATGCCCCCGTGACCGGAATAGAAGGGATGATGGATTACGTGGTCCGCTTTGAAATGGAGGCGGAAGCGGACAACAAGCTGGCGGACTTCAAGCTGACCGTGGTCGTCCCCGTGACGACGCTGTGCCCCTGTTCCAAGGCCATGAGCGCCTACGGGGCCCACAACCAGCGCGGGCTGGTCACTTATTCCGTGCGGTTTGCCTCCCGTCCCGTCTGGATTGAAGACCTGATTGACCTGGTGGAATCCTGCGCCAGCTGCTCCCTGTACAGCGTGCTGAAAAGGCCGGATGAAAAATGGGTGACGGAAAAGGCTTATGAAAACCCCGTCTTTGTGGAAGACCTGGTGCGGAACGTGGCGCTGAAAACGCAGAGCCATTCCGCCTTCAGCTGGTACCGGGTGGAGGCGGAAAACTTTGAATCCATCCACAACCACCAGGCGTACGCCGTCATTGAACGCGACCTGCGTTCCTGA
- a CDS encoding autotransporter outer membrane beta-barrel domain-containing protein encodes MLDVSRLGISYEELRPFIFSHEGQTKELMDSVNGAKSVRLVDADGWSYSVGGSFFDYLSGQHSALLPPEGEGGDWRAPAGVGTVQGNSQWTAMRSLRSFAATAGTREGQRLKPDGRTAFWITTTGDYFTQSSQAAAQGYRFRSRGYSCGGAYDLSPMWTLGAAFGQSFGTNDVNGDMGSFDQDAVMALLQLSRSMKLGTKDFFHLSLQGGYGSACSKGGFTSPDLAGDRLSGSWKDRTWLLDLQGSWTRELNRKTRLGLYSGLQYAESSQDASTLQGERYAYCLKDSRMNALRGRLGVEFHRNGSALGRAALGYVRTGMAHDLDRRTPHVAVQGVARSWTAPGSKPGRTALQASAGFQISISGNWSAGLDYSLEAGNGHLDQSGRMGVMLEF; translated from the coding sequence GTGCTGGACGTCAGCCGGCTCGGCATTTCCTATGAAGAACTGCGCCCCTTCATTTTTTCCCATGAAGGGCAGACTAAGGAATTGATGGACAGCGTCAACGGGGCCAAAAGCGTGCGCCTGGTGGACGCCGACGGATGGAGCTACAGCGTAGGCGGCTCCTTTTTCGATTACCTTTCCGGGCAGCACAGCGCCCTGCTTCCACCGGAGGGAGAGGGGGGAGACTGGCGTGCCCCGGCGGGAGTAGGCACCGTCCAGGGGAATTCCCAGTGGACGGCCATGCGCAGCCTGCGCAGTTTTGCCGCCACGGCGGGAACCAGGGAGGGCCAGCGCCTGAAGCCGGACGGAAGAACGGCTTTCTGGATCACGACCACGGGAGATTATTTCACCCAGTCCTCCCAGGCGGCGGCTCAGGGTTACCGCTTCCGTTCCCGGGGGTATTCCTGCGGAGGCGCTTATGACCTTTCTCCCATGTGGACGCTGGGCGCCGCCTTCGGCCAGAGCTTCGGGACGAACGATGTTAACGGGGACATGGGCAGCTTTGACCAGGACGCCGTCATGGCCCTCCTGCAACTTTCCCGGTCCATGAAGCTGGGCACGAAGGATTTCTTCCATCTCAGCCTTCAGGGCGGCTATGGTTCCGCATGCAGCAAGGGGGGCTTCACCTCCCCGGACCTGGCGGGCGACCGCCTGTCAGGCTCCTGGAAGGACAGGACATGGCTGCTGGACCTCCAGGGAAGCTGGACGCGGGAGCTGAACCGGAAAACACGGCTGGGCCTTTATTCCGGCCTCCAGTACGCGGAAAGCTCACAGGACGCCTCCACCCTTCAGGGGGAACGCTACGCCTACTGCCTGAAAGACAGCCGCATGAATGCCCTGCGCGGACGCCTGGGCGTGGAATTCCACCGGAACGGTTCCGCACTGGGAAGAGCGGCTCTGGGCTACGTGCGCACGGGCATGGCGCACGACCTGGACCGCCGCACGCCCCATGTGGCGGTCCAGGGCGTTGCCCGTTCCTGGACGGCACCCGGCAGCAAACCGGGCCGCACCGCCCTTCAGGCCTCCGCCGGATTCCAGATCAGCATATCCGGCAACTGGAGCGCCGGGCTGGATTACAGTCTGGAGGCGGGCAACGGCCATCTGGACCAAAGCGGCAGAATGGGTGTCATGCTGGAATTCTAA
- the thiS gene encoding sulfur carrier protein ThiS: MTAQNDITLNGAPYGLAEPCSVSRLLELLNMNGAPVVVEHNGSALLPQDFPAVTVAPGDRVEIVSIVAGG; this comes from the coding sequence ATGACAGCCCAAAACGATATCACGCTGAACGGAGCCCCGTATGGACTGGCGGAACCCTGTTCCGTTTCCCGGCTTCTGGAACTCCTGAACATGAACGGAGCTCCCGTGGTGGTGGAGCACAATGGCTCCGCCCTCCTTCCGCAGGATTTTCCCGCGGTGACCGTCGCTCCCGGAGACCGGGTGGAGATCGTCTCCATCGTCGCCGGCGGCTAG
- a CDS encoding DUF488 domain-containing protein produces MNISIKRIYDPQDAGDGYRVLVDRLWPRGISKEKASWDEWEKNAAPTTRLRQWFDHDDAKWDEFRQRYFEELDNNTEAVSHLLQLARKGKITLLYSARNTEHNEAAALRDYLMKQSSS; encoded by the coding sequence ATGAATATTTCCATCAAACGCATTTATGATCCCCAGGACGCCGGAGACGGGTACCGCGTGCTGGTGGACCGGCTATGGCCGCGCGGCATTTCCAAGGAAAAGGCTTCCTGGGATGAATGGGAGAAGAACGCAGCCCCCACCACACGCCTGCGCCAGTGGTTTGACCATGACGATGCCAAATGGGACGAGTTCCGCCAGAGGTACTTTGAAGAGCTTGACAACAATACGGAGGCGGTTTCTCACCTTCTCCAACTGGCCCGCAAGGGAAAGATAACGCTGCTGTATTCCGCCAGAAACACGGAGCATAACGAAGCCGCGGCGCTGAGGGATTACCTGATGAAGCAGTCTTCTTCATAA
- a CDS encoding TraR/DksA C4-type zinc finger protein, which yields MPTPKKTESKAAAKKAPAPKKKTCGKTACKTPVEQEAPAKKKKAAEPKKAVKPAKKAASPAAAVEKKPEPKTAKKAPARKTAASPAAPAPAPARNELTDEQTEAIAAAKAQLAADPEWEPFVLMQRQHLMDLRDRALDNMSGVARDTLRNHPEGSEASGSGEHQADAGSDAYDRDFALSLLSKEQDGLYEIEQALARIDNGTYGICEMSYKVIPILRLEAIPFARLTVECQAQWEKEKGQNARFRPRVALGFAGGQNDVDLSVSLDDDEE from the coding sequence ATGCCTACTCCCAAGAAAACCGAAAGCAAGGCCGCCGCCAAAAAAGCTCCGGCTCCCAAGAAAAAGACCTGCGGGAAGACCGCCTGCAAGACCCCTGTAGAGCAAGAGGCTCCCGCTAAAAAGAAAAAGGCTGCGGAACCGAAAAAGGCCGTCAAGCCGGCTAAAAAAGCCGCCTCCCCTGCTGCCGCTGTGGAAAAGAAGCCGGAACCTAAGACGGCCAAAAAGGCCCCGGCCAGGAAAACCGCCGCTTCTCCCGCCGCTCCGGCGCCCGCTCCCGCCAGGAATGAGCTGACGGATGAACAGACGGAAGCCATTGCCGCCGCCAAGGCGCAACTGGCCGCGGACCCGGAATGGGAACCCTTTGTGCTGATGCAGCGCCAGCACCTGATGGACCTGCGCGACAGGGCGCTGGACAACATGAGCGGCGTGGCCCGCGACACCCTCCGGAACCATCCGGAAGGCAGTGAGGCCTCCGGCTCCGGTGAGCACCAGGCGGACGCCGGCAGCGACGCCTATGACCGTGACTTCGCCCTCAGCCTTCTTTCCAAGGAACAGGACGGCCTGTATGAAATTGAGCAGGCGCTTGCCCGCATTGACAACGGAACGTACGGCATTTGTGAAATGTCATACAAGGTCATTCCCATCCTGCGCCTGGAGGCCATCCCCTTCGCGCGCCTTACCGTGGAATGCCAGGCCCAGTGGGAAAAGGAAAAAGGGCAGAACGCCCGGTTCCGCCCCAGAGTGGCCCTGGGCTTTGCGGGAGGACAAAATGATGTTGATTTATCTGTTTCACTTGACGATGATGAAGAATAG
- the mutL gene encoding DNA mismatch repair endonuclease MutL, with translation MSSTLASQVAAGEVVERPASVVKELVENSLDAGAKAIRVEIRRGGVGLIKVTDDGSGMSREDAQLCAKRHATSKLSSLEDLFEITHLGFRGEAIPSIASVSRFKLCTRQPQALEGWEIRIDGGQEHEPRSSGVSPGTAIEVSDLFYNTPARRKFLKSSETEASHVEHQLRLHALAYPQVRFTYKRDDQLIFDLPATADLRVRISALTDAATAAALIPVEPVIGPGISVTGFLLPLSEARRTRKGQYVFMNTRPVEDQLINRAIRDGYGGFPTGLHPALFLYMEVEPALVDVNVHPAKKEVRFRRSADVVNTIVEAISNTLQKHARQEIHAPAAEPDTEKRLPEAPFPAPREEKPLRADHPLPPSPEKGGMASLLSGTSQTRGSAPAPPLRPIPLKQVPATQGRLDFQNKTEGGTPRSACGKAAMEKDASAGFTYLGTLRQQFALFETPEGLVLMHPRAARERIIFERLRAHREAPMPSQQLLDPVMLDLDPRDFAVIQQVAPHFDQAGMTVTPFGQNTIRIESLPALLELDNARAFLLELVDRLTQSEFSRNAKRMAYETFIGEIARKSAWKERISPHRAPAILKELLACEVPYCTPGGKPTLVNYSVPEIKRKFGIQA, from the coding sequence ATGTCTTCCACTCTTGCCAGCCAGGTGGCGGCGGGCGAGGTGGTGGAACGCCCCGCCTCCGTCGTGAAGGAGCTGGTGGAAAACAGCCTGGACGCCGGAGCCAAAGCCATACGGGTGGAGATACGCCGCGGAGGCGTGGGCCTGATCAAGGTGACGGACGACGGCAGCGGCATGTCCCGGGAAGATGCCCAACTATGCGCCAAGCGCCACGCCACCAGCAAGCTTTCCTCCCTGGAGGACCTTTTTGAAATCACTCACCTGGGGTTCCGCGGCGAGGCCATTCCCAGCATCGCCAGCGTATCCCGCTTCAAGCTCTGCACCAGACAGCCGCAAGCGCTGGAAGGCTGGGAAATACGCATTGACGGAGGCCAGGAGCATGAGCCGAGAAGCTCCGGCGTCTCCCCCGGCACCGCCATTGAGGTTTCCGACCTGTTTTACAATACCCCGGCGCGGCGCAAGTTCCTGAAGTCCTCAGAGACGGAGGCCTCCCATGTGGAGCACCAGCTCCGCCTGCATGCCCTGGCCTACCCCCAGGTGCGCTTTACCTACAAGCGGGATGACCAGCTTATTTTTGACCTGCCGGCCACGGCAGACCTGCGCGTCCGCATTTCCGCCCTGACGGATGCGGCCACGGCGGCGGCCCTGATCCCGGTAGAACCGGTCATCGGCCCCGGCATTTCCGTCACGGGCTTCCTGCTCCCGCTTTCCGAAGCCAGGCGCACCAGAAAAGGGCAGTACGTGTTCATGAACACCCGGCCCGTGGAAGACCAGCTCATCAACCGGGCCATCCGGGACGGCTACGGCGGCTTTCCCACCGGACTGCATCCCGCGCTGTTCCTGTACATGGAGGTGGAGCCCGCCCTGGTGGACGTGAACGTGCACCCCGCCAAGAAGGAAGTGCGGTTCCGCCGTTCCGCGGACGTGGTGAACACCATTGTGGAGGCAATCTCCAACACCCTCCAGAAACACGCCCGCCAGGAAATCCACGCTCCCGCCGCAGAGCCGGATACGGAAAAGCGTCTTCCGGAAGCTCCTTTCCCCGCACCGCGTGAGGAAAAACCTCTCCGGGCGGACCATCCACTGCCGCCTTCCCCGGAAAAAGGCGGCATGGCTTCCCTCCTTTCCGGAACCAGCCAGACGCGCGGAAGCGCGCCCGCCCCCCCGCTCCGGCCCATTCCCCTGAAACAGGTTCCCGCCACCCAGGGGCGGCTGGATTTTCAGAATAAGACGGAGGGCGGCACCCCGCGGAGCGCATGCGGAAAGGCAGCCATGGAGAAAGACGCCTCCGCCGGATTCACCTATCTGGGGACCCTCCGCCAGCAATTCGCCCTGTTTGAAACGCCGGAAGGGCTGGTGCTGATGCATCCCAGGGCGGCGCGGGAGCGCATCATCTTTGAACGCCTGCGCGCCCACCGGGAAGCGCCGATGCCGTCCCAGCAGCTGCTGGACCCGGTCATGCTGGACCTGGACCCCCGGGACTTTGCCGTTATCCAGCAGGTCGCCCCCCATTTTGACCAGGCCGGAATGACCGTTACTCCCTTCGGGCAGAACACCATCAGGATAGAATCCCTCCCCGCCCTGCTGGAGCTGGACAACGCCCGCGCGTTCCTTCTGGAGCTGGTAGACCGCCTCACGCAGTCCGAGTTCAGCCGAAACGCCAAACGCATGGCCTATGAAACCTTCATCGGGGAAATTGCCAGAAAATCCGCCTGGAAGGAACGTATCTCCCCGCACCGCGCCCCGGCCATCCTGAAAGAACTGCTGGCCTGCGAGGTGCCGTACTGCACGCCGGGCGGCAAGCCTACGCTGGTTAATTATTCCGTTCCGGAGATCAAGCGCAAATTCGGCATCCAGGCGTGA
- a CDS encoding O-antigen ligase family protein, producing MPDPIPSKPPAPRIAETVAGKALAALLALFYFSLATTAAGGEWHTLFLPACLLAAALLLFCFCIIRGDKIPSPGLAGWLALGLGGGYFFLRAWFSPWFYYESVADLGLIATAMVMFMAGAYAGAGDGKKSVLPVLAAALGLLNALLWGYQNLTGTEASWFRPDYSLFGTELRNIGLFGYKNFSAHFLSVTGFFLCAYSVASARKWGAALFTGLALILVSFTCGSRSAFPNALAGVTLCFFIYTSSVFRNNRKFYAAAILFILLLFFGAAYAVLDLANGAGKLGSLLDTFSFGSRLDLSRLAWALADLAPWTGHGSRMFTNLSTEFFSGSNLPNFAHHEYAQAACDYGYAGLVLMLALLALFLFSGFRSVLRLAGEHQRTNPLGPAAFCVLCIAAFHAYGEFIWHNPALLGASALCCGITCTASLSRVKASRRAGRWAQASTAFLLAALALCFAFLAFPVWKASLHAAPPSSNGRLPMLEEAASASLDPDLVRRSILHALGNSPAPDQARLRELERQEEEAELLSPGNYGMAAAKSLLYIHQGRYTEAEQLLRPYLEPGRFDDRIFAWTTIYTNMLYSWSAVTASRSPGQALSMALTAQELMSAQTDQWLFYGALNPEVRKEHDLRLSELKMLILTLQSRGAVPDSSWRK from the coding sequence ATGCCAGACCCTATCCCCAGCAAACCGCCCGCGCCGCGCATTGCTGAAACCGTTGCCGGAAAGGCTCTGGCAGCGCTTCTGGCTCTTTTTTACTTTTCCCTGGCGACGACTGCCGCGGGGGGGGAATGGCACACTCTTTTTCTTCCCGCCTGCCTTCTGGCGGCGGCCCTTCTGCTGTTCTGCTTCTGCATCATCCGGGGAGACAAGATTCCCAGCCCCGGCCTGGCAGGCTGGCTCGCGCTGGGGCTGGGGGGCGGTTATTTTTTCCTGCGCGCGTGGTTCTCCCCCTGGTTTTATTATGAGAGCGTGGCGGACCTGGGCCTGATCGCCACCGCCATGGTCATGTTCATGGCCGGGGCGTATGCCGGAGCGGGCGACGGGAAGAAGAGTGTTCTCCCCGTGCTGGCGGCAGCCCTGGGGTTGCTGAATGCGCTGCTGTGGGGTTACCAGAACCTGACGGGGACGGAGGCCTCCTGGTTCAGGCCGGATTATTCCCTTTTCGGCACGGAGCTGCGCAATATCGGCCTCTTCGGGTACAAGAATTTTTCCGCCCATTTCCTGTCCGTCACGGGCTTTTTCCTTTGCGCCTACAGCGTGGCGTCCGCCAGGAAATGGGGCGCCGCCCTGTTCACGGGACTGGCGCTCATCCTCGTTTCCTTCACCTGCGGCTCCCGTTCCGCCTTCCCGAACGCCCTGGCAGGCGTCACCCTCTGTTTCTTCATTTATACCTCCAGCGTTTTCCGCAACAACAGGAAATTTTACGCGGCGGCCATCCTGTTTATCCTCCTGCTCTTCTTCGGGGCCGCGTACGCCGTGCTGGACCTGGCGAACGGTGCCGGAAAGCTGGGTTCCCTGCTGGATACGTTCTCCTTCGGCAGCAGGCTGGACCTGTCCAGGCTGGCGTGGGCCCTGGCGGACCTGGCGCCGTGGACCGGCCACGGCAGCAGGATGTTCACCAATCTCTCCACGGAATTTTTTTCCGGCTCCAACCTCCCCAATTTTGCGCACCATGAATATGCGCAGGCCGCCTGTGATTACGGCTATGCGGGCCTGGTGCTGATGCTGGCCCTGCTGGCCCTGTTCCTCTTCTCCGGGTTCCGGAGCGTGCTCCGGCTGGCGGGCGAGCACCAGAGAACCAATCCCCTGGGGCCCGCGGCCTTCTGCGTGCTGTGCATCGCCGCCTTCCATGCCTACGGAGAGTTTATCTGGCATAATCCGGCCCTGCTGGGCGCCAGCGCCCTGTGCTGCGGCATTACCTGCACCGCCTCCCTTTCCAGAGTGAAGGCATCCCGGCGCGCCGGACGCTGGGCCCAGGCTTCCACGGCCTTTCTGCTGGCGGCGCTTGCCCTTTGTTTCGCGTTCCTGGCCTTCCCGGTCTGGAAGGCCTCCCTGCACGCCGCCCCGCCTTCCTCCAACGGACGGCTCCCCATGCTGGAGGAAGCCGCCTCCGCCAGCCTGGACCCGGACCTGGTACGGCGCAGCATCCTGCACGCCTTGGGCAATTCCCCGGCTCCGGACCAGGCCCGTCTCCGAGAGCTGGAACGGCAGGAGGAAGAAGCGGAGCTTCTGAGCCCCGGCAATTATGGAATGGCAGCGGCCAAGAGCCTGCTTTACATCCATCAGGGGCGCTACACGGAGGCGGAGCAACTGCTGCGCCCGTATCTGGAGCCCGGCAGGTTTGACGACCGCATATTCGCCTGGACCACCATTTACACCAACATGCTGTATTCCTGGAGTGCGGTTACCGCCTCCCGGTCTCCGGGGCAGGCTCTGTCCATGGCCCTGACGGCGCAGGAGCTGATGTCCGCCCAGACGGACCAGTGGCTGTTTTACGGAGCCCTGAATCCCGAAGTCAGGAAAGAACATGACCTGCGCCTCAGCGAGCTCAAGATGCTGATCCTGACGCTGCAGTCCCGCGGCGCGGTGCCCGATTCCTCCTGGCGGAAGTAG
- the hemC gene encoding hydroxymethylbilane synthase → MTSKNTLIIGTRGSALALAQADMVQAALAVRHPGLDVRREIIHTTGDRRTDVPLADVARVSGIVDKGIFIKELEAALQEGRIDVAVHSLKDVPSELAPGFTLASVLPRAAVEDVLITKEPDWNGTGTLATGSVRRRLMARTYWGSGLRFEDLRGNVPTRLAKLAQHPGWDAVILARAGLDRLGLYAPETVADGRKLYMRPLPVEAFIPAVGQGIVGMECRAADKETAGILNSVNDPEAYGCALAERAFLVRLGASCSTPVGVYARLEGEEMVLSAAYYVPGREEPFVVVVRGDRKAPRDLGLRAFEELGVR, encoded by the coding sequence ATGACCAGTAAAAACACCCTCATCATCGGCACCCGCGGGAGCGCCCTGGCGCTGGCCCAGGCGGACATGGTACAGGCCGCGCTGGCCGTCCGTCATCCCGGGCTGGACGTGCGCCGTGAAATCATCCATACCACCGGGGACCGCCGCACGGACGTGCCGCTGGCGGACGTGGCCCGCGTTTCCGGCATCGTGGACAAGGGAATCTTCATCAAGGAGCTGGAAGCCGCCCTGCAGGAAGGCCGCATTGACGTGGCGGTGCACAGCCTGAAGGACGTGCCCAGCGAGCTGGCGCCCGGCTTCACGCTGGCCTCCGTCCTTCCCCGCGCCGCTGTGGAGGACGTGCTGATTACGAAGGAACCGGACTGGAACGGAACGGGCACCCTGGCTACGGGAAGCGTGCGCCGCCGCCTCATGGCGCGTACGTACTGGGGCTCCGGCCTGCGGTTTGAGGACCTGCGGGGCAACGTGCCCACGCGCTTGGCGAAGCTGGCGCAGCACCCCGGCTGGGACGCCGTCATTCTGGCCAGGGCCGGACTGGACCGCCTGGGGCTGTATGCTCCGGAAACCGTGGCGGATGGAAGAAAACTTTACATGCGCCCCCTGCCGGTGGAAGCCTTCATTCCCGCCGTGGGGCAGGGCATTGTGGGGATGGAATGCCGCGCCGCGGACAAGGAGACGGCTGGCATTCTCAATAGCGTGAATGATCCGGAAGCCTATGGCTGCGCCCTGGCGGAACGTGCGTTCCTGGTGCGCCTGGGCGCCAGCTGTTCCACGCCCGTGGGGGTTTACGCCCGTTTGGAAGGTGAAGAAATGGTTCTGAGCGCGGCGTACTACGTGCCGGGCCGGGAAGAGCCTTTTGTCGTGGTGGTCCGGGGGGACCGGAAAGCTCCCCGGGACCTTGGCCTGCGGGCTTTTGAAGAACTGGGAGTGCGCTGA